NNNNNNNNNNNNNNNNNNNNNNNNNNNNNNNNNNNNNNNNNNNNNNNNNNNNNNNNNNNNNNNNNNNNNNNNNNNNNNNNNNNNNNNNNNNNNNNNNNNNNNNNNNNNNNNNNNNNNNNNNNNNNNNNNNNNNNNNNNNNNNNNNNNNNNNNNNNNNNNNNNNNNNNNNNNNNNNNNNNNNNNNNNNNNNNNNNNNNNNNNNNNNNNNNNNNNNNNNNNNNNNNNNNNNNNNNNNNNNNNNNNNNNNNNNNNNNNNNNNNNNNNNNNNNNNNNNNNNNNNNNNNNNNNNNNNNNNNNNNNNNNNNNNNNNNNNNNNNNNNNNNNNNNNNNNNNNNNNNNNNNNNNNNNNNNNNNNNNNNNNNNNNNNNNNNNNNNNNNNNNNNNNNNNNNNNNNNNNNNNNNNNNNNNNNNNNNNNNNNNNNNNNNNNNNNNNNNNNNNNNNNNNNNNNNNNNNNNNNNNNNNNNNNNNNNNNNNNNNNNNNNNNNNNNNNNNNNNNNNNNNNNNNNNNNNNNNNNNNNNNNNNNNNNNNNNNNNNNNNNNNNNNNNNNNNNNNNNNNNNNNNNNNNNNNNNNNNNNNNNNNNNNNNNNNNNNNNNNNNNNNNNNNNNNNNNNNNNNNNNNNNNNNNNNNNNNNNNNNNNNNNNNNNNNNNNNNNNNNNNNNNNNNNNNNNNNNNNNNNNNNNNNNNNNNNNNNNNNNNNNNNNNNNNNNNNNNNNNNNNNNNNNNNNNNNNNNNNNNNNNNNNNNNNNNNNNNNNNNNNNNNNNNNNNNNNNNNNNNNNNNNNNNNNNNNNNNNNNNNNNNNNNNNNNNNNNNNNNNNNNNNNNNNNNNNNNNNNNNNNNNNNNNNNNNNNNNNNNNNNNNNNNNNNNNNNNNNNNNNNNNNNNNNNNNNNNNNNNNNNNNNNNNNNNNNNNNNNNNNNNNNNNNNNNNNNNNNNNNNNNNNNNNNNNNNNNNNNNNNNNNNNNNNNNNNNNNNNNNNNNNNNNNNNNNNNNNNNNNNNNNNNNNNNNNNNNNNNNNNNNNNNNNNNNNNNNNNNNNNNNNNNNNNNNNNNNNNNNNNNNNNNNNNNNNNNNNNNNNNNNNNNNNNNNNNNNNNNNNNNNNNNNNNNNNNNNNNNNNNNNNNNNNNNNNNNNNNNNNNNNNNNNNNNNNNNNNNNNNNNNNNNNNNNNNNNNNNNNNNNNNNNNNNNNNNNNNNNNNNNNNNNNNNNNNNNNNNNNNNNNNNNNNNNNNNNNNNNNNNNNNNNNNNNNNNNNNNNNNNNNNNNNNNNNNNNNNNNNNNNNNNNNNNNNNNNNNNNNNNNNNNNNNNNNNNNNNNNNNNNNNNNNNNNNNNNNNNNNNNNNNNNNNNNNNNNNNNNNNNNNNNNNNNNNNNNNNNNNNNNNNNNNNNNNNNNNNNNNNNNNNNNNNNNNNNNNNNNNNNNNNNNNNNNNNNNNNNNNNNNNNNNNNNNNNNNNNNNNNNNNNNNNNNNNNNNNNNNNNNNNNNNNNNNNNNNNNNNNNNNNNNNNNNNNNNNNNNNNNNNNNNNNNNNNNNNNNNNNNNNNNNNNNNNNNNNNNNNNNNNNNNNNNNNNNNNNNNNNNNNNNNNNNNNNNNNNNNNNNNNNNNNNNNNNNNNNNNNNNNNNNNNNNNNNNNNNNNNNNNNNNNNNNNNNNNNNNNNNNNNNNNNNNNNNNNNNNNNNNNNNNNNNNNNNNNNNNNNNNNNNNNNNNNNNNNNNNNNNNNNNNNNNNNNNNNNNNNNNNNNNNNNNNNNNNNNNNNNNNNNNNNNNNNNNNNNNNNNNNNNNNNNNNNNNNNNNNNNNNNNNNNNNNNNNNNNNNNNNNNNNNNNNNNNNNNNNNNNNNNNNNNNNNNNNNNNNNNNNNNNNNNNNNNNNNNNNNNNNNNNNNNNNNNNNNNNNNNNNNNNNNNNNNNNNNNNNNNNNNNNNNNNNNNNNNNNNNNNNNNNNNNNNNNNNNNNNNNNNNNNNNNNNNNNNNNNNNNNNNNNNNNNNNNNNNNNNNNNNNNNNNNNNNNNNNNNNNNNNNNNNNNNNNNNNNNNNNNNNNNNNNNNNNNNNNNNNNNNNNNNNNNNNNNNNNNNNNNNNNNNNNNNNNNNNNNNNNNNNNNNNNNNNNNNNNNNNNNNNNNNNNNNNNNNNNNNNNNNNNNNNNNNNNNNNNNNNNNNNNNNNNNNNNNNNNNNNNNNNNNNNNNNNNNNNNNNNNNNNNNNNNNNNNNNNNNNNNNNNNNNNNNNNNNNNNNNNNNNNNNNNNNNNNNNNNNNNNNNNNNNNNNNNNNNNNNNNNNNNNNNNNNNNNNNNNNNNNNNNNNNNNNNNNNNNNNNNNNNNNNNNNNNNNNNNNNNNNNNNNNNNNNNNNNNNNNNNNNNNNNNNNNNNNNNNNNNNNNNNNNNNNNNNNNNNNNNNNNNNNNNNNNNNNNNNNNNNNNNNNNNNNNNNNNNNNNNNNNNNNNNNNNNNNNNNNNNNNNNNNNNNNNNNNNNNNNNNNNNNNNNNNNNNNNNNNNNNNNNNNNNNNNNNNNNNNNNNNNNNNNNNNNNNNNNNNNNNNNNNNNNNNNNNNNNNNNNNNNNNNNNNNNNNNNNNNNNNNNNNNNNNNNNNNNNNNNNNNNNNNNNNNNNNNNNNNNNNNNNNNNNNNNNNNNNNNNNNNNNNNNNNNNNNNNNNNNNNNNNNNNNNNNNNNNNNNNNNNNNNNNNNNNNNNNNNNNNNNNNNNNNNNNNNNNNNNNNNNNNNNNNNNNNNNNNNNNNNNNNNNNNNNNNNNNNNNNNNNNNNNNNNNNNNNNNNNNNNNNNNNNNNNNNNNNNNNNNNNNNNNNNNNNNNNNNNNNNNNNNNNNNNNNNNNNNNNNNNNNNNNNNNNNNNNNNNNNNNNNNNNNNNNNNNNNNNNNNNNNNNNNNNNNNNNNNNNNNNNNNNNNNNNNNNNNNNNNNNNNNNNNNNNNNNNNNNNNNNNNNNNNNNNNNNNNNNNNNNNNNNNNNNNNNNNNNNNNNNNNNNNNNNNNNNNNNNNNNNNNNNNNNNNNNNNNNNNNNNNNNNNNNNNNNNNNNNNNNNNNNNNNNNNNNNNNNNNNNNNNNNNNNNNNNNNNNNNNNNNNNNNNNNNNNNNNNNNNNNNNNNNNNNNNNNNNNNNNNNNNNNNNNNNNNNNNNNNNNNNNNNNNNNNNNNNNNNNNNNNNNNNNNNNNNNNNNNNNNNNNNNNNNNNNNNNNNNNNNNNNNNNNNNNNNNNNNNNNNNNNNNNNNNNNNNNNNNNNNNNNNNNNNNNNNNNNNNNNNNNNNNNNNNNNNNNNNNNNNNNNNNNNNNNNNNNNNNNNNNNNNNNNNNNNNNNNNNNNNNNNNNNNNNNNNNNNNNNNNNNNNNNNNNNNNNNNNNNNNNNNNNNNNNNNNNNNNNNNNNNNNNNNNNNNNNNNNNNNNNNNNNNNNNNNNNNNNNNNNNNNNNNNNNNNNNNNNNNNNNNNNNNNNNNNNNNNNNNNNNNNNNNNNNNNNNNNNNNNNNNNNNNNNNNNNNNNNNNNNNNNNNNNNNNNNNNNNNNNNNNNNNNNNNNNNNNNNNNNNNNNNNNNNNNNNNNNNNNNNNNNNNNNNNNNNNNNNNNNNNNNNNNNNNNNNNNNNNNNNNNNNNNNNNNNNNNNNNNNNNNNNNNNNNNNNNNNNNNNNNNNNNNNNNNNNNNNNNNNNNNNNNNNNNNNNNNNNNNNNNNNNNNNNNNNNNNNNNNNNNNNNNNNNNNNNNNNNNNNNNNNNNNNNNNNNNNNNNNNNNNNNNNNNNNNNNNNNNNNNNNNNNNNNNNNNNNNNNNNNNNNNNNNNNNNNNNNNNNNNNNNNNNNNNNNNNNNNNNNNNNNNNNNNNNNNNNNNNNNNNNNNNNNNNNNNNNNNNNNNNNNNNNNNNNNNNNNNNNNNNNNNNNNNNNNNNNNNNNNNNNNNNNNNNNNNNNNNNNNNNNNNNNNNNNNNNNNNNNNNNNNNNNNNNNNNNNNNNNNNNNNNNNNNNNNNNNATAAGAGGAAAATGTCTGTTCTCTGGGTATTACAAGAACCCTGAACTCACTGAAGAAGTCATGAAAGACGGATGGTTCCATACAGGTGTGATTGATTCAAACAAATTGAGTTTtccattgttttgattttggtttttgaactGTTCTTGGTGTTTTCAACAGGAGATATAGGTGAGATTCTTCCAAACGGAGTACTAAAGGTCATTGATCGTAAGAAGAATCTGATCAAACTCTCTCAAGGAGAATATGTAGCTCTCGAGCATTTGGAAAGCATCTACGGACAAAACCCCATAGTCCAAGATGTAAGGGTTTCAACTCTTTCTTGTCCAGAAAGCAATCGCTCTATGGTTTTCACTTCAATTATCTTTAAACCCGTCGTgtgattattattcttatttgtCATCTCAGATATGGGTTTACGGAGACAGCTTCAAATCTATGCTCGTCGCTGTGATTATTCCCAATCCAGAAATCCTAAACCGGTGGGCAAAAGATCTCGGTTTGACTAAACCATTCGAAGAACTCTGTTCTCTCTCGGAGATACAAGAACACATAATTTCAGAATTGAAGTCCACGGCAGAGAAGAACAAggtttctatgatttttttttatcaaaaattctTCTATAAATTTTCTACTAAAGAGTAACaagtgttgaccaaaaaaaaaaaNCCCGCTTGTTTTCACTTGTATATGATTAGATGACACATGACGATGTTTATCTCTCGTTCTTACCGTTGGCTCATATTCTTGACCGTGCGAATGAGGAATACTTCTTCCGTAAAGGCGCTTCCGTTGGCTATTACCATGGAGTATAAAATCTCTTAAGATTCACAACCATCCTCAAATTATGGAAATAAAATGGGTATAATGaactaaaatttgattatattgatgttgttttttgtcCGTGTTAGGATTTGAATGCATTACGCGATGATATTCAAGAATTGAAACCGACTTTTCTAGCCGGAGTTCCGAGAGTCTTTGAGAGGATCCATGAGGGTATTCGAAAGGCTCTTCAGGAGCTTAACCCAAGAAGGAGACTCATCTTCTATGCTCTCTATAAATAGTAAGCTTTACCGTTATCTAGTAGATTAAAAGTTTCTACACGTGAAAATTAGAATTTGTGTAAAGAACTTCATTAAAACTAATTCCTTTGGGGgtaaaaccaattaaaaattaatggatatggacgtatatcaatttttattttattttatatatactagtttttgcatacatacatacatatacgcCTACATAATTGAGTAGAATTTAGCATACTGATTTACAATTTTCTAGATATATGTCTACGGACTAAGGTAAATTAAACGAGTATAGTTTTAATGCCGTAAAGTGAATTTAATAAGAGCTAGCGTTACGTGACTTACGTCTAGCAAACAAATTCCATTATTTTATgaattctctctgttttgtgtatTCTCTGTATAATGTCtcctctgtgtttttttttctttcacttcaaTGCCCTCGCAAATGAATTTTATACTAATGCAGCAAACTTGCGTGGATGAATCGTGGATATTCTCACAGTAAAGCTTCACGCATGGCTGACTTCATAGCTTTCAAAAAGGTTTAAAGCACTTGAAGTAAGGCTTCATTTATGGGATTCTTTGCTCATTACATATGGCTAACATATcacaatttcttattttgtctTACTTGGATTTAAGATTAAAAACCAATTAGGAGGTCGAATTCGGTTGCTAGTATCTGGAGGAGCACCATTGAGTTCTGAGATCGAAGAGTTCTTGAGAGTTACTTCTTGTTGTTTCGTCGTCCAAGGCTATggtaaagatatatatatatatatatatatatatatctatatatatatatatataatttcccaTTCTAGGGTTTTATACTCTGTTTCTTGACTCTTAAGGAAAGTCAATGTCGCGTGCTTTGTTTGCTTTAGGTCTAACGGAGACACTTGGAGGAACTTCTTTGTCTTACCCTGACGACATGAGTATGCTTGGGACGGTCGGAATTCCAGCAGTTTACAATGAGATACGGCTTGAGGAGGTGCCGGAGATGGGCTATGACCCCCTAGGGGAAAATCCTTCAGGGGAGATCTGTATAAGAGGAAAATGTCTGTTCTCTGGGTATTACAAGAACCCTGAACTCACTGAAGAAGTCATGAAAGACGGATGGTTCCATACAGGTGTGATTGATTCAAACAAATTGAGTTTtccattgttttgattttggtttttgaactGTTCTTGGTGTTTTCAACAGGAGATATAGGTGAGATTCTTCCAAACGGAGTACTAAAGGTCATTGATCGTAAGAAGAATCTGATCAAACTCTCTCAAGGAGAATATGTAGCTCTCGAGCATTTGGAAAGCATCTACGGACAAAACCCCATAGTCCAAGATGTAAGGGTTTCAACTCTTTCTTGTCCAGAAAGCAATCGCTCTATGGTTTTCACTTCAATTATCTTTAAACCCGTCGTgtgattattattcttatttgtCATCTCAGATATGGGTTTACGGAGACAGCTTCAAATCTATGCTCGTCGCTGTGATTATTCCCAATCCAGAAATCCTAAACCGGTGGGCAAAAGATCTCGGTTTGACTAAACCATTCGAAGAACTCTGTTCTCTCTCGGAGATACAAGAACACATAATTTCAGAATTGAAGTCCACGGCAGAGAAGAACAAggtttctatgatttttttttatcaaaaattctTCTATAAATTTTCTACTAAAGAGTAACaagtgttgaccaaaaaaaaaaaacgtgaaaaaaaaaatagctaagCAGGTTTGAGTACATAAAGGCGGTGACGGTTGATACAAAGCCTTTTGATATAGAAAGAGACTTGGTGACTGCAACGCTAAAGAACAGGAGAAACAATCTTCTCAAGTATTATAAGGTTTCCATATCtaaattatcttttaaaatttgtatagaTTAGTAATCCTGAATTAATTTGTATAGATTAGTAATGCTGAATCAGAATCTTTACAATTATTCAATCTGTTAACGTTccattatatatactaatacaGGTATCAGTCGACGAAATGTACAGAAAACTGGAGCCAAAAAGAAGCTGAAAGTGTTGTGATATGTAtgctattatatttattttataataaaataattatgtataataataattgaatattGATACAAGTGAAGATTGTGCATTCTGTAATATTagttctttatatatatatatgtaactgatCTAATTAAGTCTTTACATGTTATATTTTCTATGATAAATTTACTAATCTAGAGTATTAGGAACCGATATTGTGGGCTAGCggaataaaaatattgaaacgaAGGCCTTAAACCTTTTGGGCCTTCATTTGCCTTTTTAGACCTTAAGATGTATCAAAATGATATGGGCTTTTAAAATGAAGGCCCATCGAAACAAGTGATGGAGATGATTAAGGTTTCTGGTGCTTTCTGGAACCTTCCTCTCTAGTCTCGacagaaaggaaagaaaaaaaaaagaaatagagagagcAGAGTAAGAAGAAAGAGTGCGACTGTGTGAGAGCGAAGGAGGAACTGATCTCGACTCTGCTGAAGATTTCTCCGCTGCTAAAAGGGTTAGGGTTTCTAGGTtgcatgattcttttgatctctTCTCCTGCTAGTTGTAATTTCTCCGATTCTTATGGTTCATCTTAGGTTTTCGAAtcgaatgatgatgatgatgatgatgatgatgataaattaGGATCTGTTTCTTCTGATGTGATGGTTCTCTCAAGTATTATCTTTAGGTATCGTAATTTTCAAACAATGTTCTGTGGATGTTATGATGCTTCTGCTTAAATTTGGTTACGTGTTCCTTTATTTGCTTCGTAGTTGTAATATCTCCGATTCTTTTGTTCCTTGTTCATCTTAGGTTTTGGAATCATCATCTGGTCGAGATGATAGTATTGACGATCTGTTTCTTATAGCTTAGAGATATCAATGGTCTGTAGATGCTGCTGCTTTGGTGTTccgtgttcttcttctcttttgaaatTTCACTCTGATTGCTTGCTCTTGTTGAACCAGCGTAGCCATTATCATTGgcattgatttcttctttgctAATCATTACTTATATCAGTCTTCTCTCTTAGCGTTGTTTTCAGGTAGGAAAATCATGGATCCTAATGCTCATCCCGTCATGATCACTGGCAGACACAAAGATCAATGTGTAAGGTGGGACTGTAGACGAGTCCCTGTTAGACCATTCGAGTATTGTCACTTTTCCTGCCAAGAGATGGCTGCTTCAGATTCGCAGTCCACCCTCCCATTCTTGTTGTCGGATGTCTATTCTTCAACTACTGAGTTTGCCCTCATTGCTGGCAAGATTTTCAACTTGATCAAGGCTGCAAAGGAGCCTGGAGTTCCTCAACTCTCTAAAGATGTGTTTCAAATCCCTCCTTGGCTGTCAAGTATAGTTTCTATCACTTTTGAGTTTCCATATTGTATACTCATGTTATGATTACATAGATAACTGTTTTGAGTCTCATTATAGGTAAGTTCGATGTTGAGTTTTCTGCATGGGAAACCTTTCGCCAGTGGTTGTTCATGGGATCGTCTCAAATTCCTGCAACTTTGGATTTCAACTAGGTAGAAGAACGTAGCAAGGTGGTTGGTCAAGTGAGGCTTTGTGTTCTTAAGCCTTTCCCCAAGGAAGACAACATTTGGGAACTTCACCAGTATTCAAGCTTGGATCAGATGGGAAAAACAGTCTATGTGATGCGTTGCAACAAATTTGGCGAACCATTATCAAGTACTCGTTTATCCAATTGTAGTTTGCTCATTCAGATGTCATCTTTTGTTGTCTCTTTTGTTGTATAACTCACAAAATCATGCAGTTTTGGAAACTTAACAGCTGGGGAGGATGAGGAAACTGATAGTGATTGATTCAAGCGGCCGGTTGTACTCTGGAAATGTAAGGTGAAGCTGGAGAGTGATTACTAGAGTATGTGACATCATGCGTTTACCTTATGGAATCCAAATACTGTTAGGCTATGTTTCTTAGGTGGTTAGACTGTTTTTGTATTGGATTTAtgtatggattttttttttaattagccaATACACTATCGGGTCTTTGCATAATTGCATCAACCAACTTTGTGTTGAAATATCTCTAGTCACttgaaacattttattttatctatgagttttatttagaacattttgcaaaaaaaatgaaaattgagttTCGTAACTCAAATGATTATGGTCGCCTCCAAAGTTTCCATGTCAACCGGATGTTTTCACGCCGGCATTTGGAAATTAACCTTTTATGGCCCATAATCAATCATTTGGGTCCTATATACATATCGCAAATGAGAATAATACACAAACTAGAGCACCATTATGTTAATTTATTGTTTCCGCTCCAATTACTTCTTTGCTGCACATcctatcttttcttctttaaattctCTTTCTGCACTTTTCTATTTGTCTCCCACATAAACTGTCTTGCATTTACAATGGTTTTCCTGAGTCGCTCTTCAACATCTAGACacaataacaaaaccaaaaaacaaaaactcagtCACCTcataatttttactttaaataacAGAACTAAGGGTTACGAATTACGTATGAGCTCACCCAAAAAAGTGCTCGCATAACTGGGATCATTCCCCATAGTTTGACCTATTATCACCTCACACAAAGTTAGAAGATAAGATTTTAGTAATGAACTATAAACTTAGGCTAAAATCAAAATCGTATCACAAACCAGAGTTTGGCCTTGGTTTTGCTCTGAGATCATCGTCCTCGAGTACAGAAGAAGTCTGGATCTCCCTATTCCCAATAGCTGGAATTAAGGTCAGATTGCACTATTTGTGTACCACAATTATATTACAAGTATATACAAATAAACTGTGTAAATGAAACCTAAAAATAATACTAcaatataaatcataaattttatccATAAACAATAAATTCCTAATGATTATGTTATCAAATACATTTATTCACAACAATGTTGTTCTTTTTACGTTACAACAATTATGTCCATTAGTACTTTTggccaaaaaaaatacaaagcaTTTACATCAAACATTGCTTGTCCATATGTAGAACAATTTCATTCGAAAATCTCATCCGGTAGTACcgtgtgtttattttttaaaaaaaattgaacttctCTATTCAAAAGGACTAATCGATCGaagatttaagaaaaagaaaaaaaatcgaagtccaaaaatattaaatctaaaCAATTAGTACAAATTAACCGAAGagtctaataataaaatctcatcaCGTTATCATCTCTCATATCGCTTTTGTAATACGGAAAAGAAAAGACTTTAAAACCTAAGATTAGAGTCAaaagataacaaataaattaaagtaattCGTCAAAGGTTCTTTGTGGTTCATATggtttaaaatttaaccagtcaATAAATCGGTTCAATTTAATCGGTGTTCGGTTATGACATAAATTAATCGGTATTCGGTTCAATGTGctctttttattaaaagtatttCGTCAAGGCccgtttaggttttttttttcttaagttgaGTTGCAGGTTGATTACGGAGCTCGGCCCATCTCATGCAcgtttatctctctctttttttttttatgtatatatttttgttttcgagTAATTAACACATAGTATTTTTCAAACCTGTATCAAGTATCAACTATCATGTCATGTccataaatcaaatcaaatcaaattttaacataGACGACGACTAAATCGGATCGAAAAGCAAGAAGACTTAAACCAACTCCTGAACCGCAGACTCAAGAGCGCGGTTAGGGACAAGATTGGTGTGAGAAAGCTTGAGATTTGTCATTGGTGATGTATTGTGACCTGTGTTAAACCATCTCGTAATAGCTTCTGCTTCGTATGTATATCCATCAGCTGTCAATTGTGGATCTTTCATAACCTCCTGCGAATGTATCAAAccacataaacattaaacatacatatatattaattacgaGTATACGATATTGTGATTAGTAAGGAGGACTTGCCTGTGAGATAGGGCAAATAAACgattctattttctttgttgttgtgagCTCATCGACTAGCTTGAGAGCGTTGTCCCTCTCTTTTTCCATTTCCATCACAATcgcatttattttaaaagattcaattATTGGACCTTTGACTTTCTCGagctcttctttttctttagtaaGAGCTTCCGTGAGGAGTAGCTCGCTCTTGTACTTGTTCTCCAACTCCTCGGCCTTGATACACATATCCTCATACTTTTTTGTGATCTCATGGACTAGTTTGAGAGCATTGTCTATCTCGCAtacttgtttttcttggttaataataagagatttctTGAGAATCAGCTCGCTCTGGTACTTGCTCTCCAACTCATCAGCCTTGTTACACATA
The Camelina sativa cultivar DH55 chromosome 6, Cs, whole genome shotgun sequence genome window above contains:
- the LOC104793713 gene encoding long chain acyl-CoA synthetase 1-like, with translation MSRALFALGLTETLGGTSLSYPDDMSMLGTVGIPAVYNEIRLEEVPEMGYDPLGENPSGEICIRGKCLFSGYYKNPELTEEVMKDGWFHTGDIGEILPNGVLKVIDRKKNLIKLSQGEYVALEHLESIYGQNPIVQDIWVYGDSFKSMLVAVIIPNPEILNRWAKDLGLTKPFEELCSLSEIQEHIISELKSTAEKNKLSRFEYIKAVTVDTKPFDIERDLVTATLKNRRNNLLKYYKVSVDEMYRKLEPKRS
- the LOC104699493 gene encoding long chain acyl-CoA synthetase 1-like, whose product is RGKCLFSGYYKNPELTEEVMKDGWFHTGDIGEILPNGVLKVIDRKKNLIKLSQGEYVALEHLESIYGQNPIVQDIWVYGDSFKSMLVAVIIPNPEILNRWAKDLGLTKPFEELCSLSEIQEHIISELKSTAEKNKSNKC
- the LOC109133416 gene encoding long chain acyl-CoA synthetase 1-like; the encoded protein is MTHDDVYLSFLPLAHILDRANEEYFFRKGASVGYYHGDLNALRDDIQELKPTFLAGVPRVFERIHEGIRKALQELNPRRRLIFYALYKYKLAWMNRGYSHSKASRMADFIAFKKV